Part of the Musa acuminata AAA Group cultivar baxijiao chromosome BXJ3-10, Cavendish_Baxijiao_AAA, whole genome shotgun sequence genome, GAGCGGACTTTGTGCTGTGCGTCGGTGATGACTCCTCGGACGAGGAAATGTTCGAACTTTTCGCCTCCAAAAAGCACGAGGATGTCGTTGCTTCCCGCGCCACCGTGTTCACCTGCAAGGTTGCCGGGAAGCCCAGCAGGGCCAAGTATTATCTGGAAAACATGGAGGAGGTCAAAGGTTTGCTTGTAGCTCTTAAAAATGCCGTGGGACCGATATTCCACCGCCCGCACGGATGATATCTGCAGTGAAGTTGGACATGTCATCAGGGATAGGTTGAGAGTGATTTGCTGGACCCGAACAATCAATTCGTATGCTGTCTCTGCTTCCCATGATTGCTTCGATTCTGGACACATGTTATATGCGCGTGGCGTCGAGGAGCAAGAGGGATCTTCGACTTACAAAATATTTAATCAAATTTGTATTAGCACCAGATAGTTAAAACCTTTACTTTTTATATTAACACAGTATTAATATTTTAGATGTAAGAAAAATATACGATCAAGTATATCAACACCATATATTTTAGGTGTAAAAGAACTACACTTTCGTTattttttataaactttttattaTTTTCCCCTTAGAACTTCATTCCATAGCAAAGGCCAACAAATcaccttaatatatatatatatatatatgctgacTTATAGAGTGATCTTTATTAGGTGGCCCGGACAAAATGAATGGATGACAATAGATGAAACCAACGACATACTATGAGTACAATTGTTATATAGTTTATAGTTTAAAGTTAACACACTTTGATGCTGTTATATATCTCTTACATCAAGCATCTCTCTGAGTATAATTAAGGTCAAACATACTATGATGCTCTCACGTATCCAATAATCTTATACAATTGTTTCTAGTTTATGTACTCTAATATTCTCATGTATCTCCATGCATCTAACACTACTTATATTGTCGTTTCAAattaactcaccaaaataatcccCCGTGTCTCATGCATCTAGTACTCCCCACACCACATCTCTCACTCGACACTTATATGCAAACAAGTCGATATATCTCGATGCGCTCATGCATATCATTTTGACATCATGAATATGACACCTTCTACTTGGAGAATTAATGTTGGCACGCTCTAATGTTCTGAATCCTCTTCTACCTTTGATACTCCATTGTATTAATTCCAGTACGTACTGCAAAAAATAAGATACACGCTGACAGCGTGGAATGCTTGACTTCTCTGATGATCATCTCCAAACGCACCTTGAAGTGATACATCCAAATTCTCGGATTCGATGCCTCGCCGATTCGTACAGGAAACTGGAGGATTTATTAAATCTCAGCCGTCCATCAGTCCCTCACCTTGAATACCAACCATTCACTAACGCATCAGCCATCTTGCACGAATTGGAGAGTACCTATGCTTCCCATGCCTCAAAAGCATGCAGGGAAGAGCAGGGGTCGTGGGTCCCATTTGAGGCATCTTGAACACTCGGTATCCTTCTTCCTTTCTCGTTCTCCAACATCCGTGGATCCATCCCCTGGATCCAGTCCCAAGGACATTTCGCCAACAACCTCTTCGGTCTCGTTCGCCTCTTCTTGCGGTGATCGAGATCCAAGAACCGATCTCGTCGGGTCCGTTTCTTGCTTCGACCCACTTTCTTCGATCGGTTTCTTTCGAACCCCAGGAGATTTGAAGGGTTCGAGATCGATGGCCGAGAGCGATCATGCTGCGCAGAAGGACACCGAGGCAGCGGGAACGAAGGTCGATGAGGATCGGACCATGCATGAGGAGCAGCGGTTCCCCAAGGACCCATCTATTTCGCACGGCGCCGAGCGGCCGAGCTGCTCGGTCGATGATTTTTGCATTGGCGGCACATCAGAAGAGGCCGAGTACGTCGAGTCGTCATTGATCGGCGGGGAAGGATTGGGCAGAGATGCCGCGACCGAGCCGGAGAGGCAGAGATCTCCCTACTTTCGCCAGAGGAGTGCCGTCCCTGGTGCCGAGGGCAACTCGATTGGTAAAAAGTACGTTCCATTCGACGTGGTGAACGGTCTGCACACAACCCAGTCGATGTTGAAGCTCGAAGAAGTAGAAAGGGCTGCGGAGAGCTCCGTTTCCAAGGTCGTTGTGCTCAAGACATTGTTTTATATTTTGGTCTGGTACACATTCAGCACTTGCTTGACATTGTGAGTGTTTAGATATTTCGAGTTGCACGTTCTTTATATGACAGCCATAATTGATTGTGATTGCTGATCATGTATAGTTTATTTTTGGTTTGCTTCTCTCGATATAGGTACAATAAGACGCTATTAGGCCATAAATTAGGGAAGTTTCCAGCACCATTATTGATGAATGCATTTCATTTCACACTTCAAGCTATTTTATCAAAAATTGTTGGGTGCATCCAGTCTCGGGGAGCTGATGTTGGCATTACAATGACATGGAAGGATTACATCATTAGAGGTAGCTGTCTCACCATTAATTTCTTTTATCCTGTCAGTGAAGCTTTACTTTTCTAGAGAGAGGTTGATACAAGTCACCATTGTGAGAACTTTGAATTGGAAATACTTGTACAAATCTCGTAGTGATGTTTGGAATCTTACTCTTGCCTAGTAGAAGTTATTTATGATTCGGTGGGTTAACAAGGAATTTAGGGGCCACCAATAATGATTCACTATGTGTACCCATGTAAGAGTTTATTCTACAGATCATCTCAATTAATTTCAATTGAACTGGGACTTTGTAAACAACTTCCTCCAATTTATTGGCAAATTCAAGGGCTTTTGCTTCTAGAATTTAAAATTCTGTGAAATGTCTCATGTACTTGCTCAATCATAGTTAACTGAGTTTATTATATTGCAGTAGTTAACGAGTTAAATGAGTTTGCACGAGGTTGTATAATGGAGTAGCAACATAACGATAGAAGTTAACAAGTTAAATGAGTTTTCAATCACTGTTTGCACTAGCAATAAATGAACTCCTAGACATTGTTAAAGATAGAACCTCATCATGTGTTACTTAGAACTTCATACCAAGGTTCGCTGTATCGTACCGtatcggcgtttcgacccgggctcggtacggtatggtaccggtgtaccgggcggtacatcaggatgtaccgaatattttttttattttatactgtagcagtgctacagtatagtactgtagcactgtagcggtaccgggcggtccgcataccgacaacctgtcagaccggtatgtaccgcccggtatggggcaGTACGCTTTGGTACTACAGACCTTGCTTCATACTACTATTGTATGGAAAGGTAGAAGATCAAAGAAAACTTGTTTAGAAAAGTTAATATTACAATACCAATTGTCAAAGCAATATAATCATAAGTAGTGCTTCATCGAGGGAAATCATCTGAGTTGGTTAGAACTTGAAACAAaatcttgttattgttgttgtgtaATGTAGGAAGGATATAAATTAACAAAAGGGCAATGTTGAGAAATAAAAGACAAGTATATTAATAGAATTAATATTAGATGATAATTTAATAATAGAATAATTATAGTGACTAGTAGATCCTTTCCTTTATGGTTACTGTAGGGCTACATAACTCATTTAACCATGCATGCCTGACTGGGCATGCTGAGCTACATCTTCATTTTAGAAAATTCTGTGTACTAATGCTAGACAAGGATTATTCATTTTGGAAAATTGTGTACTAATGATGGATAAGGGTTATTTTTCTGCAGTTGTGCCAACAGCTCTTGGAACTGCTCTTGACATAAACTTGAGCAATGCTTCTCTTGTTTTCGTATCCGTGACATTTGCCACAATGGTCTGTTTCTTCCAAGAGAACCTTGTCGATTCTATTGTTTTCTGATACAGGCTTCTAGAGCTCCTGAGATTTTGACATTGTTCTGCTTGTGATGATATCATGCAGTGTAAATCTGCCTCTCCAGTTTTTCTTCTACTGTTTG contains:
- the LOC135583381 gene encoding probable sugar phosphate/phosphate translocator At1g06470 isoform X1, with the protein product MAESDHAAQKDTEAAGTKVDEDRTMHEEQRFPKDPSISHGAERPSCSVDDFCIGGTSEEAEYVESSLIGGEGLGRDAATEPERQRSPYFRQRSAVPGAEGNSIGKKYVPFDVVNGLHTTQSMLKLEEVERAAESSVSKVVVLKTLFYILVWYTFSTCLTLYNKTLLGHKLGKFPAPLLMNAFHFTLQAILSKIVGCIQSRGADVGITMTWKDYIIRVVPTALGTALDINLSNASLVFVSVTFATMCKSASPVFLLLFAFAFRLETPSYKLLGIILIISFGVLLTVAKDTQFDFWGFVFVMFAAVMSGFRWSMTQILLQKEAYGLKNPITLMSYVTPTMAVATLVLSLMMDPWHDLDTNAYFDSPWHVMLSCLLMLTGGALAFFMVLTEYILVSATSAVTVSIAGVVKEAVTIMVAVFYFHDQFTLIKGIGLLIIITGVSLFNCYKYEKLKKGQPRENEETISPSPRGAAKYVILDDMELLHDEN
- the LOC135583381 gene encoding probable sugar phosphate/phosphate translocator At1g06470 isoform X2: MAESDHAAQKDTEAAGTKVDEDRTMHEEQRFPKDPSISHGAERPSCSVDDFCIGGTSEEAEYVESSLIGGEGLGRDAATEPERQRSPYFRQRSAVPGAEGNSIGKKYVPFDVVNGLHTTQSMLKLEEVERAAESSVSKVVVLKTLFYILVWYTFSTCLTLYNKTLLGHKLGKFPAPLLMNAFHFTLQAILSKIVGCIQSRGADVGITMTWKDYIIRVVPTALGTALDINLSNASLVFVSVTFATMCKSASPVFLLLFAFAFRLETPSYKLLGIILIISFGVLLTVAKDTQFDFWGFVFVMFAAVMSGFRWSMTQILLQKEAYGLKNPITLMSYVTPTMAVATLVLSLMMDPWHDLDTNAYFDSPWHVMLSCLLMLTGGALAFFMQPVL